In the genome of Globicephala melas chromosome 7, mGloMel1.2, whole genome shotgun sequence, one region contains:
- the GALNT3 gene encoding polypeptide N-acetylgalactosaminyltransferase 3 — MAHLKRLVKLHLKRHYHKKFWKLGAVVFFFIIFLILMQREVSVQYSKEESRMERNMKNKNKMFDLMLEAVNNIKDAMPKMQIGAPVRQNIDAGERPCLQGYYTAAELKPILDRPPQDSNAPGASGKAFKTTNLSIEEQKEKERGEAKHCFNAFASDRISLHRDLGPDTRPPECIEQKFKRCPPLPTTSVIIVFHNEAWSTLLRTVHSVLYSSPAILLKEIILVDDASVDEYLHGKLEEYIKQFSIVKIVRQKERKGLITARLLGATVATAETLTFLDAHCECFYGWLEPLLARIAENYTAVVSPDIASIDLNTFEFNKPSPYGSNHNRGNFDWSLSFGWESLPDHEQQRRKDETYPIKTPTFAGGLFSISKDYFEYIGTYDEEMEIWGGENIEMSFRVWQCGGQLEIMPCSVVGHVFRSKSPHTFPKGTQVIARNQVRLAEVWMDEYKEIFYRRNTDAAKIVKQKSFGDLSKRFEIKHRLQCKNFTWYLNNIYPEAYVPDLNPVIAGYIKSLGQPLCLDVGENNQGGKPLILYTCHGLGGNQYFEYSVQHEIRHNIQKELCLHAAQGVVQLKACAYKGHKTFVTGEQIWEIQKDQLLYNSFFKMCLSASGEHPSLVSCNPSDPLQKWIFSQNG, encoded by the exons ATGGCTCACCTAAAACGACTAGTAAAACTACATCTTAAAAGACATTACCATAAAAAGTTCTGGAAACTTGGTGcagtagtttttttctttataatatttttgattttaatgcaAAGAGAAGTAAGTGTTCAATATTCCAAAGAGGAATCAAGGAtggaaagaaacatgaaaaacaaaaacaagatgttTGATTTAATGCTAGAAGCTGTAAACAATATTAAAGATGCAATGCCAAAAATGCAAATAGGAGCACCTGTCAGGCAAAACATTGATGCTGGTGAGAGACCCTGTTTGCAAGGATATTATACAGCAGCAGAACTGAAACCCATTCTTGACCGCCCGCCTCAGGATTCTAATGCACCTGGTGCTTCTGGCAAAGCATTCAAGACAACCAATTTAAGTATTGAagagcagaaggaaaaagaacgTGGAGAAGCAAAACACTGTTTTAATGCTTTTGCAAGTGACAGGATTTCTTTACACCGAGATCTTGGACCAGACACTCGACCTCCTGA ATGTATTGAACAAAAATTTAAGCGCTGTCCTCCCCTGCCTACCACCAGTGTCATAATAGTTTTTCATAATGAAGCATGGTCCACGCTGCTTAGAACTGTCCACAGCGTGCTCTATTCTTCACCTGCCATATTGCTGAAGGAGATCATTTTGGTGGATGATGCTAGTGTAGATG agtACTTGCATGGTAAACTAGaggaatatataaaacaattttctATCGTAAAAATAGTCagacaaaaggagagaaaaggtctGATCACTGCAAGGTTGCTAGGAGCAACAGTAGCAACAGCTGAAACACTCACATTTTTAGATGCTCACT GTGAGTGTTTCTATGGCTGGTTAGAACCTTTGTTGGCCAGAATAGCTGAGAACTACACTGCTGTCGTGAGCCCAGATATTGCATCCATAGATCTGAACACGTTTGAATTCAACAAACCTTCTCCTTATGGAAGTAACCACAACCGTGGGAATTTTGACTGGAGTCTTTCATTTGGCTGGGAGTCACTTCCCGATCATGAGCAGCAAAGAAGGAAGGATGAAACTTATCCAATTAA AACACCCACTTTTGCAGGAGGCCTTTTTTCCATATCAAAAgactattttgaatatattggaACTTAcgatgaagaaatggaaatttggGGAGGTGAAAATATAGAAATGTCTTTCAGA GTGTGGCAATGTGGTGGGCAGTTGGAGATTATGCCTTGCTCTGTTGTTGGACATGTTTTTCGCAGCAAAAGCCCTCATACCTTTCCAAAAGGCACTCAGGTGATTGCTCGCAACCAAGTTCGCCTTGCAGAAGTCTGGATGGATGaatataaggaaatattttatagGAGAAACACAGATGCAGCAAAAATTGTTAAACAA AAGTCATTTGGTGATCTTTCAAAAAGATTTGAAATAAAGCACCGCCTTCAGTGTAAAAATTTTACATGGTATCTGAACAATATTTATCCAGAAGCATATGTGCCAGACCTTAATCCTGTTATAGCTGGATAT ATTAAGAGTCTTGGTCAGCCTCTATGTCTGGATGTTGGAGAAAATAATCAAGGAGGCAaaccattaattttgtatacgtGTCATGGACTTGGGGGAAACCAG TACTTTGAATACTCTGTTCAACATGAAATTCGGCATAACATCCAGAAGGAATTATGTCTTCATGCTGCTCAAGGTGTCGTTCAGCTGAAGGCATGTGCTTACAAAGGTCACAAGACATTTGTCACTGGAGAACAGATATGGGAGATCCAGAAG gaCCAACTTCTAtataattcattctttaaaatgtgcCTTTCAGCAAGTGGAGAGCATCCAAGCTTAGTGTCATGCAATCCATCAGATCCACTCCAAAAATGGATTTTTAGCCAAAATGGTTAA